The region AAATAGCTTAGATACAGTTCTTCTTCTGGCTTACATAATAATTTTATGCCTTATTTTTTTTGGTCATTTTTTTCCTTTAATCTTTTTGCATTCTTTAGGCTATTATTAAGCATCCATTCAATCTGACCATTGACACTACGAAATTCATCATTAGCCCATTTTTCAATTGCTTTCATCGTTTCTGAATCAATTCTTAATGCAAATGACTTTTTTTCAGACATC is a window of Flavobacterium crocinum DNA encoding:
- a CDS encoding Arc family DNA binding domain-containing protein produces the protein MSEKKSFALRIDSETMKAIEKWANDEFRSVNGQIEWMLNNSLKNAKRLKEKNDQKK